One window of Mesorhizobium sp. PAMC28654 genomic DNA carries:
- a CDS encoding RDD family protein: MTVDEARPEVPKEGMWLRPRAGFWRRLGALLCDAALVLIPLQVVVAILFSQTNGWVQGSFGFKTTICSPVGQLPDGLQPAPPDGFNSIQDCRTSLFGLVNGRVLIVAKTTVNGHTKTSFFRSYPLDAEGRPREDTFDVTWIAILSLLAYMVCMEWRFGETFGKLATGIRVVDAENPASIGIPFGRALLRQIAMYGGVLPFLALEIGIVMFVRDAAQLQAIMTSPSYTLLMVVAGLVGLAWAIWILVSLARKRDPIYDRLAKTTVVIK; the protein is encoded by the coding sequence ATGACTGTTGACGAAGCGCGGCCTGAGGTGCCGAAGGAGGGCATGTGGTTGCGTCCACGTGCCGGGTTCTGGCGTCGTCTGGGTGCGTTGCTATGCGATGCAGCGTTGGTGCTCATTCCCCTGCAAGTCGTCGTTGCGATCTTGTTTTCCCAAACGAATGGCTGGGTTCAGGGAAGTTTTGGTTTCAAGACCACTATTTGCAGCCCAGTCGGTCAATTGCCAGATGGATTGCAGCCCGCGCCGCCGGATGGTTTCAACTCGATCCAGGATTGTCGGACATCCCTTTTCGGTCTGGTAAACGGGCGCGTTTTGATCGTCGCCAAGACCACTGTGAACGGCCATACAAAGACCAGTTTCTTTCGGAGCTATCCGCTCGATGCCGAAGGCCGGCCGAGGGAGGACACCTTCGATGTGACCTGGATCGCGATCCTGTCGCTGCTTGCATACATGGTCTGCATGGAGTGGAGGTTTGGGGAAACTTTCGGAAAGCTAGCGACAGGGATCAGGGTTGTCGATGCCGAGAATCCTGCCAGCATCGGCATTCCTTTCGGTCGGGCATTGCTGCGTCAGATCGCTATGTATGGTGGGGTTCTCCCGTTCCTGGCACTTGAGATTGGCATCGTCATGTTTGTCAGAGATGCCGCTCAGTTGCAGGCAATCATGACCTCACCATCCTATACCTTGCTGATGGTCGTTGCCGGCCTCGTCGGGTTGGCATGGGCGATCTGGATTCTTGTCTCGCTTGCGAGAAAGCGCGATCCCATCTACGACCGGCTGGCAAAAACCACCGTAGTGATAAAATGA
- a CDS encoding TerC family protein, which produces MQLIEFLTPYFAFVHDPTAWIALLTLVVLEIVLGIDNLIFISILTNKLPEGQRAQARRLGISAALIMRLVLLATISIIVQLTAPVFNAFGHGFSWRDLILIAGGLFLVWKATKEIHHTVDPDDHQDTMLGGTLKISLAGAIFQILLLDLVFSIDSIITAVGMTDEIAIMYIAVIVAVSVMMLAAGPLADFIAKNPSIVMLALGFLLMIGMTLIADGMGYHVPKGYIYAAMGFSALVEGLNMLARRRKKASKGGGH; this is translated from the coding sequence ATGCAGCTTATCGAATTTCTGACGCCTTACTTTGCCTTTGTCCATGACCCGACCGCTTGGATTGCGCTGCTGACGCTGGTGGTGCTGGAGATCGTGCTCGGCATCGACAATCTGATCTTCATCTCGATCCTGACCAACAAGTTGCCGGAGGGGCAGCGGGCACAGGCACGCCGGCTCGGCATCTCGGCCGCGCTGATCATGCGGCTGGTGCTGCTGGCCACCATCTCGATCATCGTCCAGTTGACGGCGCCGGTGTTCAACGCCTTCGGCCACGGCTTCTCCTGGCGCGACCTGATCCTTATCGCCGGCGGCCTGTTCCTGGTCTGGAAGGCGACCAAGGAGATCCACCACACGGTCGATCCAGACGATCACCAGGACACGATGCTGGGCGGGACGCTCAAGATTTCGCTCGCCGGGGCGATCTTCCAGATCCTGCTGCTCGACCTCGTCTTCTCGATCGATTCGATCATCACCGCTGTAGGCATGACCGACGAGATCGCCATCATGTACATCGCCGTCATCGTGGCGGTGAGCGTGATGATGCTGGCGGCCGGACCGCTGGCGGACTTCATCGCCAAGAACCCGAGCATCGTCATGCTGGCGCTTGGCTTCCTGCTGATGATCGGGATGACGCTGATCGCCGACGGCATGGGCTATCATGTGCCCAAGGGCTACATCTACGCCGCCATGGGTTTCTCGGCACTGGTCGAGGGGCTCAACATGCTGGCGCGGCGCCGGAAGAAGGCAAGCAAGGGCGGCGGGCATTGA
- a CDS encoding YebC/PmpR family DNA-binding transcriptional regulator codes for MAGHSQFKNIMHRKGRQDAVRSKMFSKLAREITVAAKSGTPDVSMNPRLRLAVQNAKAVSMPKDNIQRAINKASMGDAESYEAVRYEGYGPGGVAVIVEALTDNRNRSASNVRAAFTKAGGALGETGSVSFMWDRAGEIYYPASAGSADKVMDAAIEAGADDVETDEEGHTIYCGFENVGEVSKALEASLGEAESVKLIWKPQNNVPVDEDRAQSLMKLVATLEDDDDVQSVYANFEVDDETMAKLSAA; via the coding sequence ATGGCTGGCCATTCACAGTTCAAGAACATCATGCACCGCAAGGGCCGCCAGGACGCGGTGCGGTCGAAAATGTTTTCCAAGCTGGCGCGCGAAATCACCGTTGCCGCCAAGAGCGGGACGCCGGATGTATCGATGAATCCGCGCCTACGTCTTGCGGTGCAGAACGCCAAGGCGGTGTCGATGCCCAAGGACAACATCCAGCGCGCCATCAACAAGGCCTCGATGGGTGATGCCGAAAGCTACGAAGCCGTGCGCTATGAAGGCTATGGGCCAGGTGGCGTCGCCGTCATCGTCGAGGCCTTGACCGACAACCGCAACCGCTCGGCATCCAACGTGCGCGCCGCCTTCACCAAGGCCGGCGGCGCACTGGGCGAAACCGGCTCGGTGTCGTTCATGTGGGACCGTGCCGGCGAGATCTATTATCCGGCCTCCGCCGGCAGCGCCGACAAGGTCATGGATGCGGCGATCGAAGCCGGCGCCGATGACGTTGAAACGGACGAGGAAGGCCACACCATCTATTGTGGCTTCGAGAATGTCGGTGAGGTGTCGAAGGCGCTGGAAGCCTCGCTCGGCGAAGCGGAATCGGTGAAGTTGATCTGGAAGCCGCAGAACAATGTTCCGGTCGACGAAGACCGGGCGCAGTCGCTGATGAAGCTGGTCGCCACGCTCGAGGATGACGATGACGTGCAGAGCGTCTACGCCAATTTCGAAGTCGACGACGAGACCATGGCCAAACTCAGCGCGGCCTAG
- a CDS encoding DUF4345 domain-containing protein has protein sequence MELQVVVGVLAATPVLVGFEGILSGPDFLNVTAPWPVDLDSHFRFLSGFFLAVGIAWYTCIPGIETRTERFRLLAACTFAGGLARLYSLLAAGEPSVGHMAGLCVELLAVPALVWWQGRVANKATENARASGL, from the coding sequence ATGGAGTTGCAAGTGGTGGTCGGGGTGCTGGCGGCTACGCCGGTGCTGGTCGGGTTCGAAGGCATCTTGTCGGGGCCGGACTTCCTGAATGTCACGGCTCCGTGGCCGGTCGACCTGGACAGCCATTTCCGCTTCCTGTCCGGCTTCTTCCTCGCCGTCGGCATCGCCTGGTATACCTGCATTCCCGGCATAGAGACCAGGACCGAGCGGTTTCGGCTGCTCGCGGCCTGCACTTTCGCGGGTGGGCTGGCGCGGCTTTACTCGCTGCTTGCGGCCGGCGAACCGTCAGTGGGTCACATGGCCGGGCTTTGCGTCGAGTTGCTGGCGGTGCCGGCTCTGGTCTGGTGGCAGGGACGCGTCGCGAATAAAGCCACGGAGAACGCTCGGGCATCTGGTCTATAG
- a CDS encoding ArsR/SmtB family transcription factor yields MSSGSQDDHVFKALAHPRRRELLDQLKDTPKTTGMLCEAFPDMDRCTVMLHLKVLEEADLVVPRREGRERWNHLNALPIKHIHDRWISQYATHALSIIDGLKSELDG; encoded by the coding sequence ATGTCAAGTGGATCGCAGGATGACCATGTTTTCAAGGCGCTGGCGCATCCGCGCCGGCGTGAATTGCTGGATCAGTTGAAGGACACGCCGAAGACCACCGGCATGCTGTGCGAAGCCTTTCCCGACATGGATCGCTGCACCGTGATGCTGCATCTCAAGGTGCTGGAGGAGGCTGATCTGGTCGTTCCCAGGCGGGAGGGGCGCGAGCGCTGGAACCATCTCAATGCGCTGCCGATCAAGCATATCCATGATCGCTGGATCAGCCAGTACGCCACGCATGCGCTCAGCATCATCGACGGGCTGAAATCCGAGCTCGATGGATGA
- a CDS encoding AAA family ATPase, producing the protein MRFEGTAAYVADKDLMVAVNAAIALERPLLVKGEPGTGKTELARQVAAALGLDLIEWHVKSTTRAQQGLYEYDAVSRLRDSQLGDDRFNDIGNYIKRGKLWEAFAAGKKVVLLIDEIDKADIEFPNDLLQELDRMEFFVYETGETIRASVRPIVIITSNNEKELPDAFLRRCFFHYIRFPDVDTLHKIVDVHYPGIKQNLVRAALTQFYEIREVPGLKKKPSTSEALDWIRLLVADDIAPEDLRADPKNALPKLHGALLKNEQDVHLFERLAFMARRQG; encoded by the coding sequence ATGCGTTTCGAAGGCACGGCGGCTTATGTCGCCGACAAGGATCTGATGGTGGCCGTCAACGCGGCGATCGCGCTGGAACGGCCATTGCTGGTCAAGGGCGAGCCCGGCACCGGCAAGACCGAATTGGCCCGTCAGGTGGCGGCCGCACTCGGCCTCGACCTGATCGAATGGCACGTCAAATCAACGACCCGCGCGCAGCAGGGCCTTTACGAGTACGACGCCGTCTCGCGGCTGCGCGACAGCCAGCTCGGCGACGACCGCTTCAACGACATTGGAAACTACATCAAGCGCGGCAAATTGTGGGAGGCATTCGCCGCCGGCAAAAAGGTCGTGCTTCTGATCGACGAGATCGACAAGGCCGATATCGAGTTCCCCAACGACCTCTTGCAGGAACTCGATCGAATGGAGTTCTTCGTCTACGAGACCGGCGAGACGATCCGCGCCTCGGTCAGGCCGATCGTCATCATCACCTCCAACAACGAGAAGGAACTGCCGGACGCTTTCCTGCGCCGCTGCTTCTTCCACTACATTCGCTTCCCCGATGTCGACACGCTGCACAAGATCGTCGACGTCCACTATCCTGGCATCAAGCAGAACCTGGTGCGGGCAGCGCTCACCCAGTTCTACGAGATCCGCGAAGTGCCCGGCCTGAAGAAGAAGCCATCGACATCCGAGGCGCTCGACTGGATACGCCTGCTGGTCGCCGACGACATCGCGCCGGAAGATTTGCGCGCCGACCCGAAGAACGCGCTGCCCAAGCTGCACGGCGCGTTGCTGAAGAACGAACAGGATGTCCATCTGTTCGAGCGGCTGGCGTTCATGGCGCGAAGGCAGGGGTGA
- a CDS encoding LysR family transcriptional regulator, translated as MTSLDVDAVRIFVMVADLQSFTRAAAALGSTQATISVKLRRLEEKLGARLIERTPRRVALSARGAVFLPAAREFLASHERALTEFSAASCRLALGFVDHVAGPELSTLIARLHAHDPSLALNVRIDTSSLLEEAFDRGELDAVIVHREDGSRRGETLSRTHYGWFAAPSFEWRPETPLRLALLSMVCNCPDRLRAVEALDKAGIAWNEAFVGGGGVAVNIAVSAGFAVSALAYRVVPPGLVEVGRKLGLPPIPSSEIILHSHALTPHAREALHMLTTAFREYNLPAG; from the coding sequence ATGACGAGCCTTGATGTCGACGCCGTGCGCATCTTCGTGATGGTGGCAGATCTGCAGAGCTTCACCCGCGCCGCGGCCGCGCTGGGCAGCACCCAGGCGACGATCAGCGTCAAGCTGCGCCGCCTGGAAGAGAAGCTCGGCGCGCGTCTGATCGAACGAACGCCACGCCGCGTGGCGCTGTCGGCCCGGGGAGCCGTTTTCCTCCCCGCGGCACGCGAATTCCTGGCCTCCCACGAACGCGCGCTCACGGAATTCTCAGCGGCGTCGTGCCGGCTTGCTCTCGGCTTTGTCGACCATGTCGCTGGGCCAGAGCTGTCCACACTGATAGCCCGGCTTCATGCCCATGATCCCTCACTGGCGCTCAATGTCAGGATCGATACCAGCTCCTTGCTGGAAGAAGCGTTCGATCGCGGCGAACTCGATGCGGTCATCGTGCACCGGGAAGATGGCAGCCGCCGTGGCGAAACCTTGTCGCGCACCCATTATGGCTGGTTCGCCGCCCCTTCCTTCGAATGGCGACCCGAAACGCCTCTGCGGCTGGCCCTTCTGAGCATGGTATGCAACTGCCCGGACCGCCTGAGGGCGGTCGAAGCGCTGGACAAGGCGGGCATCGCCTGGAACGAGGCTTTTGTCGGCGGCGGCGGCGTGGCGGTCAACATCGCGGTGTCGGCCGGCTTCGCCGTTTCCGCCCTCGCCTACCGTGTCGTTCCCCCCGGCCTGGTCGAGGTCGGCCGCAAACTCGGCCTTCCACCCATTCCCTCGTCCGAGATCATCCTGCATTCGCATGCTTTGACGCCTCACGCGAGAGAGGCCCTGCACATGCTTACAACTGCTTTTCGCGAGTATAATTTGCCGGCAGGGTAG
- a CDS encoding MFS transporter, whose protein sequence is MIFQVDRNTVALAGVCLASLLFGLEISSVPVILPKLESVLAADFRDLQWIMNAYTIACTTVLMATGTLADRFGRKRVMVIATISFGVTSLLCGLAPNASLLIVARFLQGLAGGAMFTCSVAVLSHQFQDGRDRSKAFVAWSVVSGIGLGFGPAIGGLIVALSSWEWVFLIHVPLAILALVFIGAGVTESRDANAQKLDRAGILTLSFAVFGFSYLITQGADLGSGARIGVTIAAVLAFIAFLVAEKTSPYPMFDFSVFRIRQFSGAIMGGIGMNFSYWPFIIYLPIYFSGVLGYGSTTTGLLLLAYTLPFMLMPAIAERIRARYQARVAIPLGLLTLGIGFIAMRIGSGLEGANWLTMLPGTLIAGIGIGLTNSPTTNTTTGSVSADRAGMASGIDISARLITLAINIAVLGLLLTQGIVSYLRNAFGGALDASELRALAERIATGNLDGLSQTSPRLAILDPSGAIVHAALVNGFGWVTLYCGIGVLALAVISFMIFGARGRVTPAFAP, encoded by the coding sequence ATGATTTTTCAAGTTGACCGAAACACCGTTGCGCTTGCGGGCGTCTGCCTTGCCTCGCTGTTGTTCGGCCTCGAAATCTCCAGTGTGCCGGTCATCCTCCCGAAACTGGAAAGCGTGCTCGCCGCCGACTTCAGGGATCTGCAATGGATCATGAACGCCTACACCATCGCCTGCACCACGGTGCTGATGGCGACGGGGACCTTGGCTGACCGTTTCGGCCGCAAACGCGTGATGGTGATCGCCACCATCTCGTTCGGCGTCACCTCCCTGCTGTGCGGCCTGGCACCCAACGCTTCCCTCCTGATCGTCGCGCGCTTCCTGCAAGGTCTTGCGGGGGGCGCGATGTTTACCTGCAGCGTCGCCGTGCTGTCCCACCAGTTTCAAGACGGTCGTGACCGGAGCAAGGCTTTCGTGGCCTGGAGCGTCGTCTCCGGCATCGGGCTTGGTTTTGGCCCCGCCATTGGCGGGTTGATCGTAGCGCTGTCGAGTTGGGAGTGGGTGTTCCTCATCCATGTGCCGCTGGCGATCCTTGCCCTGGTCTTCATCGGCGCCGGTGTCACCGAATCGCGCGACGCCAACGCCCAGAAACTCGACCGTGCTGGCATTCTGACACTCTCTTTTGCCGTCTTCGGCTTCTCCTATCTGATCACGCAAGGGGCTGATCTTGGGTCCGGTGCCCGCATTGGCGTGACCATCGCGGCCGTGCTGGCCTTCATCGCGTTCCTCGTTGCCGAGAAGACCAGCCCCTATCCGATGTTCGATTTCTCCGTGTTCCGCATCCGCCAATTTTCGGGCGCGATCATGGGCGGCATCGGCATGAATTTCAGCTACTGGCCGTTCATCATATATCTGCCGATCTATTTTTCGGGAGTTCTCGGCTACGGCAGCACCACGACCGGCCTGTTGCTGCTCGCCTACACGCTGCCCTTCATGCTGATGCCCGCGATCGCCGAGCGCATTCGTGCGCGCTACCAGGCGCGCGTCGCGATCCCGCTGGGGTTGCTGACATTGGGGATCGGCTTCATCGCCATGAGGATAGGGTCCGGGCTCGAGGGAGCCAACTGGCTGACCATGCTGCCCGGCACGCTGATCGCCGGCATCGGCATAGGCTTGACCAATTCGCCAACCACCAACACCACGACAGGCTCGGTGTCGGCTGACCGTGCCGGCATGGCCTCAGGCATCGATATCAGCGCGCGCCTGATCACGCTGGCAATCAACATCGCGGTGCTGGGCCTGCTGTTGACGCAGGGCATCGTTTCCTATCTGCGGAACGCTTTTGGCGGGGCTCTCGATGCGAGTGAGCTGCGCGCGCTGGCGGAAAGGATCGCCACCGGAAATCTCGATGGCCTATCGCAAACCTCGCCCAGGCTCGCGATCCTCGACCCGTCAGGGGCCATCGTGCACGCCGCCTTGGTCAACGGTTTTGGCTGGGTCACGCTCTATTGCGGGATCGGCGTTCTTGCCCTTGCCGTCATCAGCTTCATGATCTTCGGCGCCAGAGGCCGAGTCACCCCTGCCTTCGCGCCATGA
- a CDS encoding SelT/SelW/SelH family protein: MTALPTIRITYCTQCQWLLRAGWMAQELLSTFGTDLGEVALVPGTGGIFTISCNETLVWDRKRDGGFPEAAKLKQLVRDVIDPDRDLGHSDRGHKAKDSA; the protein is encoded by the coding sequence ATGACAGCACTGCCCACCATCCGCATCACCTACTGCACGCAGTGCCAATGGCTGCTGCGTGCCGGCTGGATGGCGCAGGAATTGCTGTCAACCTTTGGCACGGATTTGGGTGAGGTTGCGCTGGTGCCCGGCACTGGCGGCATCTTCACCATCAGCTGTAACGAGACGCTGGTCTGGGACCGCAAGCGCGACGGCGGCTTTCCCGAGGCCGCGAAGCTCAAGCAGTTGGTCCGCGATGTCATCGATCCGGACCGCGACCTCGGTCATTCCGACAGGGGGCACAAGGCCAAGGACTCCGCCTGA
- a CDS encoding GNAT family N-acetyltransferase, translating to MTDITVRPLAQSDHADWRRLWTDYLTFYETKLPEEVYVVTWKRLFTEGEFEPKGFIATLDGKAVGLTHYLYHRSGWSEKNNCYLQDLFADPEVRGKGIGAALIKAVKEEAAKIGVKNVYWMTHETNATARKLYDHVARRTGFIEYDLL from the coding sequence ATGACTGACATCACCGTCCGCCCGCTTGCACAGTCCGATCACGCCGACTGGCGGCGGCTATGGACCGATTATCTCACCTTCTATGAAACCAAGCTGCCGGAAGAGGTCTATGTCGTTACCTGGAAGCGGCTGTTCACCGAAGGCGAGTTCGAGCCGAAGGGCTTCATCGCCACGCTCGACGGCAAGGCTGTCGGCCTCACCCATTACCTCTACCACCGCTCCGGCTGGTCGGAGAAAAACAACTGCTACCTGCAGGACCTGTTCGCCGACCCGGAAGTGCGTGGCAAGGGCATCGGTGCGGCGCTGATCAAGGCGGTGAAGGAAGAGGCCGCAAAGATTGGCGTCAAGAACGTCTACTGGATGACGCACGAGACCAACGCCACCGCGCGCAAGCTCTACGACCATGTGGCGCGGCGCACAGGCTTCATCGAGTATGATTTGCTATAG
- a CDS encoding YmdB family metallophosphoesterase: MRLLFLGDMVGKTGRTAVWEQLPGLISDFKLDFVIVNGENAAGGFGITEDIFRETIAAGADVVTTGNHVWDQRDALGFAPREERFLRPSNFPKGTPGRGSGVYIAKNGARVLVANIMGRVFMHPELDDPFQAGERELAACPLGEQSDAVIIDFHAEATSEKMCFAHFVDGRASLVIGTHTHQPTGDHQILNGGTGYMSDAGMCGDYDSSLGMDKEEPLNRFLSKVPKGRFEAATGPATLCGVGVDISDRTGLTERIAPFRRGPRLEETAPSFWS; encoded by the coding sequence ATGAGACTTCTCTTCCTCGGCGACATGGTCGGCAAAACGGGACGCACGGCGGTGTGGGAACAGCTGCCAGGGCTGATCTCCGACTTCAAACTCGACTTCGTCATCGTCAATGGCGAGAACGCCGCCGGCGGTTTCGGAATCACCGAGGATATTTTCCGCGAGACGATCGCGGCCGGTGCCGATGTCGTTACCACCGGCAACCATGTCTGGGACCAGCGCGATGCCCTTGGCTTCGCGCCGCGCGAGGAGCGCTTCCTGCGTCCGTCCAATTTTCCCAAGGGCACACCTGGGCGTGGCTCTGGCGTCTACATCGCCAAAAACGGCGCGCGTGTGCTGGTCGCCAACATCATGGGGCGGGTGTTCATGCACCCCGAACTCGACGATCCGTTCCAGGCCGGTGAGCGCGAGCTCGCCGCCTGTCCGCTCGGCGAGCAGTCCGATGCGGTGATCATCGATTTCCATGCCGAGGCGACCTCGGAAAAAATGTGCTTCGCGCATTTCGTCGACGGCCGCGCCAGCTTGGTCATCGGCACCCATACGCACCAACCCACCGGCGACCACCAGATCCTCAACGGCGGCACCGGCTACATGTCGGACGCCGGCATGTGCGGTGACTACGATTCCTCGCTCGGCATGGACAAGGAGGAGCCGCTCAACCGGTTCCTGTCGAAAGTGCCGAAAGGGCGTTTCGAGGCGGCAACCGGACCGGCGACGCTGTGCGGCGTCGGTGTCGACATTTCCGACCGCACGGGGCTGACGGAGAGGATCGCGCCGTTTCGTCGCGGCCCCCGGCTAGAAGAAACCGCACCTTCTTTCTGGTCGTGA
- a CDS encoding NAD(P)H-binding protein: MNDTASKPILIPGGTGKTGRRLAERLTARRLPVRIGSRSATPAFDWENKATWKPALDGAGAVYISYYPDLAVPGAAEAVGEFARLAVANGVRRQVLLSGRGEPEAQRAEELLKASGADWTILRCAWFAQNFSESFLLDPVLAGEVALPVGAIGEPFVDADDIADAAVAALTQPGHENQLYELTGPRLLTFAEAIVEIARAAGREIRYAHISHAAFDAMLREQHVPAEFVGLLNELFTEVLDGRNSYLTDGVQRVLGRAPRDFAAYAQEAAATGVWSK, encoded by the coding sequence ATGAACGACACAGCATCGAAACCGATCCTGATCCCCGGCGGCACTGGCAAGACCGGTCGTCGCCTTGCCGAGCGCCTGACAGCACGCCGCCTGCCGGTCCGTATCGGCTCCCGCTCCGCCACACCGGCCTTCGACTGGGAGAACAAGGCGACATGGAAGCCCGCCCTTGATGGCGCGGGCGCCGTCTACATCAGCTACTACCCCGATCTCGCCGTGCCAGGCGCGGCCGAAGCCGTCGGCGAATTCGCTCGTCTTGCCGTGGCAAACGGCGTGCGCCGGCAGGTGCTGCTGTCGGGCCGAGGCGAACCGGAGGCGCAACGCGCCGAAGAGTTGCTCAAGGCCTCCGGCGCCGACTGGACCATCCTGCGCTGCGCCTGGTTTGCCCAGAATTTTTCCGAAAGCTTCCTGCTTGATCCCGTGCTCGCCGGTGAGGTGGCGCTGCCGGTCGGCGCGATCGGAGAGCCCTTTGTCGACGCCGACGACATCGCCGACGCTGCCGTGGCGGCCCTGACCCAACCCGGCCACGAGAACCAGCTCTACGAACTGACCGGGCCCCGATTGCTGACATTCGCCGAAGCGATCGTCGAGATTGCCAGGGCGGCCGGCCGCGAGATCCGCTACGCCCACATTTCCCATGCCGCCTTTGACGCCATGCTGCGGGAACAGCACGTTCCCGCCGAATTCGTCGGCCTGCTCAACGAACTGTTCACCGAAGTGCTGGATGGCCGCAATTCCTATCTGACGGACGGTGTCCAGCGCGTGCTTGGCCGCGCCCCGAGGGATTTTGCCGCCTATGCCCAAGAGGCGGCGGCGACCGGCGTCTGGAGCAAATGA
- a CDS encoding VOC family protein: protein MTATITGGINIAMKVPPHQYHATIAFYRDVVGLKPFTAKAPAVGFELGPNRLWIDEAPMMSQAEVWLELFTDDSSAAASRLGEAGIVRCDAIEPLGEGFRCFWITSPASIVHMVREPDTW, encoded by the coding sequence ATGACCGCAACGATCACCGGCGGCATCAACATCGCCATGAAGGTGCCGCCGCACCAGTATCACGCGACGATCGCCTTCTACCGGGATGTCGTCGGCCTGAAGCCGTTCACCGCCAAGGCGCCGGCCGTCGGCTTCGAACTCGGTCCCAATCGGCTGTGGATCGACGAAGCGCCTATGATGAGCCAGGCCGAGGTCTGGCTGGAACTCTTCACTGACGATTCTTCCGCCGCCGCCTCGCGCCTCGGCGAGGCCGGCATCGTGCGTTGCGATGCCATCGAACCTCTGGGTGAGGGTTTTCGCTGCTTCTGGATCACCAGCCCGGCCAGCATCGTTCACATGGTGCGCGAACCCGACACCTGGTGA
- a CDS encoding SRPBCC domain-containing protein, translating to MSLGFRISGRIGRPVAEVFDAVLNPKKLSGYFTTIGGASAPLVAGAGVVWWGKVPVEVDEVVKDNRIVLRWDATDADGKPAYKTRIEMNFESLDDGGTFVTIAESGWQEGAVGLKKSYLNCEGWSQMLACMKAYVEYGINLRDGYYRSEMKGEPANESNI from the coding sequence ATGTCTCTTGGATTCAGGATTTCCGGCCGCATCGGCAGGCCGGTCGCAGAGGTCTTCGACGCGGTTCTCAATCCGAAGAAGCTGAGCGGCTATTTCACCACCATCGGCGGCGCCAGCGCTCCACTGGTGGCGGGCGCCGGCGTCGTCTGGTGGGGCAAGGTGCCGGTCGAGGTCGACGAGGTGGTCAAGGACAATCGCATCGTGCTGCGCTGGGACGCCACCGATGCCGACGGCAAGCCGGCCTACAAGACGCGCATCGAGATGAATTTCGAGTCGCTCGACGATGGCGGCACCTTCGTCACCATCGCCGAGAGCGGCTGGCAGGAAGGCGCGGTCGGCCTGAAGAAATCCTACCTCAACTGCGAGGGCTGGTCGCAGATGCTGGCCTGCATGAAGGCCTATGTCGAATACGGCATCAACCTGCGCGACGGTTACTACCGCAGCGAGATGAAGGGGGAACCCGCCAACGAAAGCAATATCTGA
- a CDS encoding 5-formyltetrahydrofolate cyclo-ligase, with the protein MTSPKDLKKHLRKEALGRRDALDEFWRVEAALEMAETARDHLEIEPGQIVSGFWPMRSEVDVRPLMFALREQGARLCLPAILDKTTIVFRELVRGAPMVDMGFGTVGPHAEAEVLDPTVMLVPLAAFDARGHRIGYGAGYYDRAIAKLIDKGHPPRLVGIAFDCQEVLLVPDEPHDVVIPEILTESGLRRFTPEL; encoded by the coding sequence ATGACTTCTCCCAAAGACCTGAAAAAACATCTTCGCAAGGAAGCACTCGGCCGCCGCGACGCGCTCGATGAATTCTGGCGGGTGGAGGCGGCGCTCGAAATGGCCGAGACGGCGCGCGATCATCTTGAGATCGAGCCCGGCCAGATCGTCTCCGGCTTCTGGCCGATGCGCTCGGAGGTCGATGTCAGGCCGCTGATGTTCGCCTTGCGCGAGCAGGGGGCAAGGCTCTGCCTGCCGGCCATCCTCGACAAGACAACCATCGTCTTTCGCGAACTGGTACGCGGCGCGCCCATGGTCGATATGGGCTTTGGTACTGTCGGGCCCCATGCCGAAGCCGAAGTTCTTGATCCCACGGTCATGCTGGTGCCGCTCGCGGCTTTCGACGCGCGTGGCCACCGCATCGGTTACGGCGCCGGCTACTATGACCGCGCCATTGCCAAGCTGATCGACAAGGGTCATCCGCCCCGGCTGGTCGGCATTGCCTTCGACTGCCAGGAAGTCCTGCTGGTTCCGGACGAACCCCATGACGTGGTCATCCCGGAAATACTCACCGAGAGCGGGTTGCGCCGGTTCACGCCGGAATTGTAG